One stretch of Zingiber officinale cultivar Zhangliang chromosome 6B, Zo_v1.1, whole genome shotgun sequence DNA includes these proteins:
- the LOC121992960 gene encoding actin-interacting protein 1-2-like gives MAELKETYACVPSTERGRGILISGDPRTDTIAYCNGRAVIIRRLDAPMDVSIYGEHGYPTTVARFSPNGEWVASADVSGTIRIWGRYGDRALKNEFRVLSGRIDDLQWSPDGLRIVASGDGKGKSFVRAFMWDSGSTVGEFDGHSRRVLSCAFKPTRPFRIVTCGEDFLVNFYEGPPFKFKLSQREHSNFVNCVRFSPDGSKFITVSSDKKGIIYDGKTGEKIGELSAEDGHKGSIYTLSWSPDGKQIITVSADKTAKVWEITEDGGGKLTRTLIDSGSSGGVDDMLVGCLWQNDHIVTVSLGGTLTIFSATDPDKLPVSYSGHMKNISSLACILQSGQKVILSSSYDGIISRWIQGIGYVGKLVRKGTTQIKCFAALDEEILTSAFDNKVWRVPLNGDQCGDTEPLDVGSQPKGLAVAAKAPELALVSIDSGVALLQGSKVVSQIKLGHSVTIAAISPDGTEAIVGSEDGKLRIYSINGDTLSEEAVLEKHRGTITAICYSPDASMFCSGDSNREAVVWDRVSREVKLNNMLYHSARINCLAWSPDSHLIATGSLDTCVIIYELGKPASSRITIKGAHQGGVYGVAFIDENSLASAGEDACVRVWTLTPQ, from the exons ATGGCGGAGCTGAAGGAGACGTACGCGTGCGTGCCGTCGACGGAGCGCGGTCGGGGAATATTGATCTCCGGCGATCCGCGGACGGACACGATCGCCTACTGCAATGGGCGGGCGGTGATCATCCGGCGCCTCGACGCGCCTATGGATGTGTCGATCTATGGGGAACACGGGTACCCGACTACTGTGGCTCGGTTCTCGCCTAACGGCGAGTGGGTCGCCTCAGCTGACGTCTCCGGCACCATCCGGATCTGGGGTCGATATGGCGACCGCGCGCTTAAGAACGAGTTCCGCGTCTTGTCCGGGCGCATTGACGACCTCCAGTGGTCGCCTGACGGCCTCCGAATCGTTGCATCCGGGGACGGCAAGGGCAAGTCGTTCGTGCGGGCTTTCAT GTGGGACTCAGGTAGCACTGTTGGCGAGTTCGATGGCCATTCAAGAAGGGTATTGAGTTGTGCATTTAAGCCAACCAGACCATTCCGGATTGTCACATGCGGTGAAGATTTCTTGGTGAATTTTTATGAAGGGCCCCCATTTAAATTCAAACTTTCCCAGAG GGAACATTCGAACTTTGTTAATTGTGTGCGTTTTTCTCCTGATGGAAGTAAGTTCATTACTGTGAGCTCTGACAAGAAAGGTATAATTTATGATGGAAAAACAGGAGAAAAGATTGGAGAATTGTCTGCAGAAGATGGACACAAAGGTAGCATATATACTTTAAGCTGGAGTCCAGATGGCAAACAA ATTATCACAGTATCTGCGGATAAAACTGCAAAAGTTTGGGAGATTACGGAGGATGGGGGTGGAAAACTGACAAGAACTTTGATTGATTCTGGATCATCGGGGGGAGTGGATGACATGCTTGTTGGTTGCCTGTGGCAAAATGACCATATTGTCACTGTTTCTCTTGGTGGAACATTGACTATATTCTCTGCAACTGATCCAGATAAATTACCAGTATCATACTCTGGACACATGAAGAACATTTCTTCTTTGGCCTGTATTCTGCAGAGTGGTCAAAAAGTTATCTTATCTAGCAGTTATGATGGTATTATCTCTCGATGGATCCAAGGCATTGGTTATGTTGGTAAATTGGTCAGAAAGGGCACTACTCAAATTAAATGTTTTGCTGCCCTAGATGAAGAAATTCTGACCTCAGCATTTGATAATAAG GTTTGGAGAGTACCCCTAAATGGAGATCAGTGTGGGGATACAGAGCCACTTGATGTTGGGTCTCAGCCAAAGGGCTTAGCAGTTGCAGCTAAGGCTCCTGAACTAGCATTAGTTTCAATTGACTCAGGAGTTGCCCTGTTGCAGGGTTCAAAAGTGGTTTCACAGATAAAACTTGGTCATTCTGTTACAATAGCTGCAATTTCCCCTGATGGAACTGAGGCAATCGTGGGTAGTGAAGATGGAAAACTTCGCATTTATAGTATCAACGGGGATACCCTATCAGAGGAAGCAGTTCTTGAGAAACATCGTGGAACTATTACCGCTATATGTTACTCCCCTGATGCTTCCATGTTTTGTTCAGGAGATTCCAATCGAGAAGCTGTTGTTTGGGATCGGGTGTCTCGAGAG GTGAAGCTGAACAACATGCTGTACCATTCTGCACGGATTAATTGCCTAGCCTGGTCTCCTGATAGCCATTTGATTGCCACTGGCTCACTAGACACTTGTGTAATAATTTACGAATTAGGCAAGCCTGCATCAAGTCGGATTACTATCAAAGGAGCTCACCAAGGAGGGGTTTATGGAGTAGCTTTCATTGATGAGAACAGTTTGGCTAGTGCAGGGGAAGATGCTTGTGTCCGCGTGTGGACATTAACGCCTCAGTGA
- the LOC121990389 gene encoding myb-related protein Zm38-like, producing the protein MRNPCCDKQPPNRGAWSKEEDEKLINYIAIHGEVSWRSLPKAAGLLRCGKSCRLRWINYLRPDVKRGNFQEDEEDLIIKLHALLGNRWSLIAGRLPGRTDNEVKNYWNSHLRKKLRGVGIDPNFHRVTSPALLQRRTWLKGSTDGDDTECSTADVVAMNSEKAHQCSNYGVPDLNLDLTIAMACDQKRPGSEPLISNTQQLDEEYSGSAKPTLLLFR; encoded by the exons ATGAGGAATCCCTGTTGCGATAAGCAACCACCCAACAGGGGAGCCTGGTCCAAGGAGGAGGACGAGAAGCTCATCAACTACATCGCCATCCATGGCGAAGTCTCCTGGCGTTCGCTCCCCAAGGCCGCAG GACTACTTCGATGCGGCAAGAGTTGCAGACTTCGGTGGATCAACTACCTTCGGCCCGACGTCAAGCGGGGGAACTTCCAGGAGGACGAAGAAGACCTCATCATCAAGCTCCATGCATTACTTGGAAACCG GTGGTCGTTGATAGCTGGGAGGTTGCCGGGGAGGACGGACAACGAGGTGAAGAACTACTGGAACTCGCATCTAAGGAAGAAACTGAGAGGGGTGGGCATCGACCCTAACTTCCACCGCGTGACGTCGCCGGCGCTGTTGCAGCGCCGGACGTGGCTGAAAGGCTCAACCGACGGCGACGACACGGAGTGTAGCACGGCCGATGTGGTGGCGATGAATTCTGAGAAAGCTCATCAGTGCAGTAATTATGGCGTGCCTGATCTCAACCTTGACCTGACCATCGCCATGGCTTGTGATCAGAAGAGACCAGGATCTGAACCATTGATCAGTAATACTCAACAGCTAGATGAAGAGTACTCTGGTTCTGCGAAGCCCACGCTGCTTCTATTCCGATGA
- the LOC121992961 gene encoding uncharacterized protein LOC121992961 yields the protein MARLLARHLPKFPLCPIRCLPSSPKRIGFLFHHGPERHGSRITAGHLYSILQASRSYARERTRYSLFGDRKPGDEEFRRTWTKEMDEDDCLWTASEDEDEGNKNKDSKLEKEIKKIRSQTKEKSNLIDGDESDELRSLCSDTDEEVTLWSGSEDDDDDDIPTDPFKNERSDPHIDKLFEFEEAPKYRTISELLKAEKEPPELSPGKQARKLAVQNALKKLKKGPDGRYINVFDVMTDIDILIGAFENIIAGPEYAELREGGPKKLNMQFFKDIQTRMRDPNFRFSPELKLKPKSKFVSRKKWQKAQARRRKNEKR from the exons ATGGCGAGGCTGTTGGCGCGTCACCTGCCAAAGTTTCCACTCTGCCCTATACGTTGCCTTCCTTCTTCGCCCAAAAG GATCGGATTCTTGTTCCACCACGGGCCTGAGCGCCATGGTAGCAGAATTACTGCAGGACATCTGTATTCTATCCTGCAAG CTTCACGATCCTATGCTCGTGAGAGAACACGTTATAGCTTGTTTGGTGATAGAAAGCCTGGCGATGAAGAGTTCAGGAGAACATGGACCAAAGAGATGGATGAGGATGACTGCTTATGGACCGCAAGTGAGGACGAAGACGAAGGAAACAAAAATAAAGATAGCAAGTTGgagaaggaaataaagaaaataaggagCCAGACAAAGGAGAAGTCGAACCTTATTGATGGCGATGAGAGCGACGAATTAAGAAGTTTGTGCTCGGACACTGATGAAGAAGTTACTTTATGGAGTGGCAgtgaagacgacgacgacgacgatatTCCCACTGACCCATTCAAGAATGAACGAAGCGATCCGCATATAGATAAACTGTTTGAGTTTGAGGAAGCACCCAAGTACCGGACCATCTCTGAATTGTTAAAAGCGGAGAAGGAGCCTCCAGAGTTATCCCCAGGAAAGCAAGCTAGAAAGCTTGCTGTTCAGAATGCATTGAAAAAGCTAAAGAAAGGCCCAGACGGACGGTATATAAACGTGTTCGATGTGATGACTGATATTGATATCTTGATTGGAGCCTTTGAGAACATTATTGCTGGACCAGAGTATGCAGAGCTCCGAGAGGGCGGACCTAAGAAGCTAAACATGCAATTTTTCAAGGATATACAGACACGCATGCGAGATCCAAATTTCAGGTTTTCTCCCGAGTTGAAGCTGAAGCCAAAAAGCAAATTTGTTTCTCGGAAGAAGTGGCAGAAGGCTCAAGCAAGGAGGAGGAAAAATGAAAAGCGTTGA